In Prosthecochloris sp. GSB1, the following proteins share a genomic window:
- the dapB gene encoding 4-hydroxy-tetrahydrodipicolinate reductase → MKYTLVGNGRMGRQVAAVIEGSGEHAVHSVLDVDAGISEKSFEGSDVIIDFTVRDAFLGNLPAMLSSGVPVVVGTTGWDDRMDSVKSLVADAGASLLYSANFSLGVNIFLRTVREAAGMIAPFEEFDIAFSEQHHTAKADFPSGTALRAAEMILGANPRKRSILRQLSTDRSIAPDELQVSAIRLGSVFGQHSAFINSEFDDIVIAHTARNRKGFATGAVQAGKWLAERHGAVPGFYTMDDFLDDIFS, encoded by the coding sequence ATGAAGTATACTCTTGTAGGCAACGGCAGGATGGGGCGGCAGGTCGCCGCCGTGATAGAAGGTTCCGGCGAGCACGCCGTGCATTCGGTGCTCGATGTCGATGCCGGTATTTCGGAAAAAAGCTTCGAGGGGAGCGACGTCATCATTGACTTTACCGTGCGCGACGCTTTTTTAGGCAATCTTCCGGCGATGCTCTCGTCGGGCGTGCCGGTCGTCGTCGGCACCACGGGCTGGGACGATCGGATGGACAGCGTCAAATCCCTGGTGGCCGATGCCGGCGCTTCGCTGCTCTATTCAGCGAACTTTTCGCTCGGGGTGAACATTTTTCTCAGGACAGTCCGCGAGGCGGCCGGCATGATCGCGCCCTTCGAAGAGTTCGATATCGCCTTTTCCGAGCAGCACCATACCGCCAAGGCCGATTTTCCAAGCGGCACGGCGTTGCGTGCAGCCGAAATGATTCTCGGCGCGAATCCGCGCAAGCGTTCTATCCTGCGCCAGCTTTCGACGGACAGGAGCATTGCTCCGGATGAGCTGCAGGTTTCGGCGATCCGGCTGGGTTCGGTTTTCGGACAGCATTCGGCTTTCATCAATTCCGAATTCGACGATATTGTCATCGCCCATACTGCCCGCAACCGCAAGGGCTTTGCCACCGGAGCCGTACAGGCCGGAAAATGGCTCGCCGAAAGACACGGTGCGGTTCCGGGTTTCTATACCATGGACGATTTTCTCGACGATATTTTCTCCTGA
- a CDS encoding DUF5683 domain-containing protein, whose amino-acid sequence MTKSTAAAALLLSALFFATQASPVQASETVFPANRATARSIEGALFVEASPEERERQAAEADGRMEPWKVAMISAVLPGYGQVYNGAVWKVPVLYGLLGYFGYRALDYNDSYKEYRDKYSADPDGPDASSYRSERDDYQEKRNQHIMFLALAYIAGIIDAYVDAHLYDFDAITDEGISGAASPSSIHHPSVSVNLKF is encoded by the coding sequence ATGACTAAATCAACAGCCGCGGCCGCTCTGTTGCTTTCCGCGCTTTTTTTCGCAACGCAGGCTTCGCCGGTTCAGGCGTCCGAAACGGTTTTCCCCGCAAATCGCGCCACTGCCCGTTCGATCGAGGGCGCGCTTTTCGTCGAGGCGTCGCCCGAAGAGCGGGAAAGGCAGGCGGCGGAAGCCGACGGACGCATGGAGCCGTGGAAGGTCGCCATGATTTCGGCGGTTCTTCCCGGATACGGCCAGGTTTATAACGGGGCTGTATGGAAAGTGCCCGTCCTGTACGGCCTGCTGGGCTATTTCGGTTACCGCGCGCTGGATTACAACGACAGCTACAAGGAGTACAGGGACAAGTACTCGGCGGATCCTGACGGCCCTGACGCTTCTTCCTATCGGAGCGAGCGCGACGACTACCAGGAAAAACGAAACCAGCACATCATGTTTCTCGCGCTCGCCTATATCGCCGGTATCATCGATGCCTATGTCGACGCCCATCTCTACGATTTCGACGCGATCACCGACGAAGGTATTTCCGGCGCCGCGTCCCCGTCGTCGATCCACCATCCGTCGGTCAGCGTCAATCTGAAGTTCTGA